From one Catenuloplanes nepalensis genomic stretch:
- the pgsA gene encoding phosphatidylinositol phosphate synthase → MAKILSVSARAGMAHLIEPVSRALLRLGVTPNAVTVTGTIGVVFGSVFFGVRGHFLIGGIVVTLFCFTDLIDGTMARLREGPNGRFGALLDSSMDRIADAAIFGVLVYWFGKEGDWITSTVALVCLVASMVVSYVKARAEGLGFTCNVGIVERPERLIGIGIGALTTAFGVMWGMQAVLWILAALSIVTAWQRMRHVYQQDQAALREPAA, encoded by the coding sequence ATGGCAAAGATCCTCTCGGTCTCGGCGCGCGCCGGGATGGCTCATCTCATCGAACCGGTCAGTCGTGCCCTCCTCCGGTTGGGCGTCACGCCCAACGCGGTCACCGTGACGGGCACCATCGGCGTGGTCTTCGGCTCCGTCTTCTTCGGCGTCCGCGGCCACTTCCTCATCGGCGGCATCGTCGTCACCCTGTTCTGCTTCACGGACCTGATCGACGGGACGATGGCCCGGCTGCGCGAGGGGCCGAACGGCAGGTTCGGCGCGCTCCTCGACTCCAGCATGGACCGCATCGCGGACGCCGCGATCTTCGGCGTGCTGGTGTACTGGTTCGGCAAGGAGGGCGACTGGATCACCTCGACCGTGGCCCTGGTCTGCCTGGTTGCGAGCATGGTCGTGTCGTACGTGAAGGCGCGCGCCGAGGGCCTCGGCTTCACCTGCAACGTCGGCATCGTGGAGCGGCCGGAGCGCCTGATCGGCATCGGCATCGGCGCGCTGACCACCGCGTTCGGCGTGATGTGGGGCATGCAGGCGGTGCTGTGGATCCTGGCGGCCCTGTCGATCGTCACGGCCTGGCAGCGCATGCGGCACGTCTACCAGCAGGACCAGGCCGCGTTGCGCGAGCCGGCCGCATGA